A stretch of the Salarias fasciatus chromosome 3, fSalaFa1.1, whole genome shotgun sequence genome encodes the following:
- the LOC115386259 gene encoding prostaglandin reductase 1-like, translating to MVQAKTWVLVKHFDGFPKNSDFELKVEELPEPKDGEVLLETVFLTVDPYMRPFSKIHMKEGDVMIGGQVAKVIQSKNPAFPVGSHVTANVGSHGWRTHTVCDASQLQPIPADWPQDLPLSLALGTVGMPGLTALYGIEEVLGLKKGETLLVNAASGAVGIVVGQIAKIKGCKVVGSAGSDAKVAFLKELGFDEAFNYKTVGSLEDALRKASPEGYDCFFENVGGYFSSVAIEQMKEFGRIAVCGSISGYNDSTPQTGPYPHLTMIVKQLKMEGFMQSRWEYKHQESLKRLLAWVREGKIKCREHVTKGFENMPAAFMGMLRGENIGKAIIAI from the exons ATGGTCCAAGCCAAGACCTGGGTCCTTGTCAAGCATTTTGATGGCTTCCCAAAGAACAGTGACTTTgagctgaaggtggaggagctccctgagCCCAAGGATGGAG AGGTGCTCTTGGAAACAGTATTTCTCACGGTTGATCCATACATGAG gcCATTTAGCAAGATCCACATGAAGGAAGGGGACGTGATGATCGGAGGTCAAGTGGCCAA agTGATCCAAAGCAAAAACCCAGCCTTTCCCGTGGGAAGCCACGTGACTGCCAACGTGGGCAGTCACGGCTGGAGGACCCACACCGTGTGCGACGCCTCCCAGCTGCAGCCCATCCCGGCTGACTGGCCTCAGGACCTGCCGCTGTCGCTGGCGCTGGGCACTGTCGGCATGCCGGG GCTGACCGCCCTGTACGGCATCGAGGAAGTCCTGGGCCTGAAGAAAGGCGAGACCCTGCTGGTGAACGCCGCCTCCGGCGCCGTGGGCATCGTGGTGGGGCAGATCGCCAAGATCAAGGGCTGCAAAGTGGTGGGCTCGGCGGGCTCCGACGCCAAGGTGGCCTTCCTCAAGGAGCTGGGCTTCGACGAGGCCTTCAACTACAAGACCGTGGGCTCGCTGGAGGACGCGCTGAGGAAGGCGTCCCCCGAGGGATACGACTGCTTCTTCGAGAAC gTTGGAGGCTATTTTTCCAGCGTTGCCATTGAGCAGATGAAGGAGTTTGGGAGAATCGCCGTGTGTGGAAGCATCTCTGGGTACAACGATTCCACGCCGCAGACTG GTCCGTACCCTCACTTAACCATGATCGTAAAGCAGCTGAAGATGGAGGGCTTCATGCAGAGCCGCTGGGAGTACAAACACCAGGAATCCCTGAAGAGACTGTTGGCGTGGGTGAGAGAG GGTAAAATCAAGTGCCGGGAGCACGTCACCAAAGGCTTCGAGAACATGCCGGCGGCCTTCATGGGGATGCTGCGGGGAGAGAACATCGGCAAGGCCATCATCGCGATCTGA
- the haus3 gene encoding HAUS augmin-like complex subunit 3 isoform X1 produces MVIIMHCYMFTHSFCFLFSLPSYVTHLHSLKVNMLSSAEFVEALDRLGFPDASSLNPSDFDWAFESSSGCHDFFHFICRTLNKSNVITAEEARAFQKLKESGKPILDEAALSKVLKTLAPSDESAENDPALLNSSSSTCGSDDDLSIEELEEELQMLEKEKALKERRCNKLQVFAISGAGDDQQLNAELESAKSKMNAAMASIEVENTDTNTLLEGLTDKLHQLESHLAKEGEQEQVKEGDPVARVPEKRTALLSQLSLDSFLELEKNNRKKLALLLKSPLNPSVSELLETSSTAHSTVDRSAHADEEENRERLVAYKRAEMARIQWSYIMAQYQLIQATAEENGLMAGIKWLSDLSPAKYLSKSPLGGMTEDELVKELQATEVKLEEMLRDEDIPALLRKAASSLSVPVVSADLDIQLAKCKDYSSVQSEVIDYLLRHQASLCMILVALKEELKKWTSYHSDLEKLHNQLVKDREAASLRMESLARLDQDQDLKPSPVITSKDASFSRLLHFLEDGSSHDRPDPLQRFSDLDDAAQALTSDLESNRAAAEVARREQRDVATRLAGRCEKLHQVVYNELQHLFLGPHAHPVATAGKALVLPNAQELTAHLFEVETQLQSLQKQLQEVMGEIRAKRSELERNKHLRQERELYIHFNLNPEKLEKIVQDVESKGMKKKRQK; encoded by the exons ATGGTTATAATTATGCATTGCTACATGTTCACTCACTCTTTTTGCTTCCTGTTCAGTCTGCCTTCATATGTGACTCACTTGCACAGCCTAAAAGTAAACATGCTAAGCAGTGCGGAGTTTGTGGAGGCCCTGGACCGTCTAGGTTTCCCCGACGCATCGTCACTGAACCCCTCAGATTTTGATTGGGCGTTCGAATCCAGTTCGGGGTGCCATGACTTCTTCCATTTTATCTGCCGGACTCTCAACAAGAGCAATGTCATCACCGCCGAAGAGGCTCGTGCCTTCcagaagctgaaggagtccGGCAAGCCGATCCTGGATGAAGCGGCTTTGAGCAAGGTCCTGAAAACCTTGGCGCCTTCAGATGAGAGCGCTGAGAATGACCCAGCCCTGTTAAATTCGTCATCTTCCACCTGTGGCTCGGATGATGATTTGAGTATCGAGGAGTTGGAGGAAGAACTCCAAAtgctggagaaagagaaagcGCTTAAGGAACGGCGCTGTAACAAGCTGCAGGTCTTCGCCATCTCCGGTGCAGGAGATGACCAACAACTTAACGCAGAGCTGGAGAGCGCGAAATCAAAGATGAACGCAGCCATGGCTTCTATTGAAGTGGAGAATACCGATACCAACACACTGTTAGAAGGCCTCACAGACAAACTGCATCAGCTTGAATCGCACTTGGCGAAGGAGGGGGAGCAGGAGCAGGTCAAAGAAGGTGATCCTGTGGCACGGGTCCCTGAGAAACGCACTGCCCTCTTGTCTCAGCTGTCCTTGGATTCATTCCTGGAGTTGGAGAAGAACAACAGGAAGAAACTAGCTCTGTTATTAAAGAGTCCTTTAAACCCGAGCGTTTCAGAGCTTCTTGAAACCTCTTCCACTGCGCACTCCACGGTGGACCGGAGCGCTCATgcagacgaggaggagaacagggagCGGTTGGTGGCCTACAAGAGGGCAGAGATGGCTCGGATTCAGTGGTCCTACATCATGGCTCAGTACCAGCTGATTCAAGCAACCGCAGAAGAGAACGGCCTCATGGCTGGAATCAAGTGGCTCTCAGATCTTTCTCCCGCcaag TATCTGTCAAAGTCCCCCCTCGGGGGTATGACTGAGGATGAGTTGGTGAAGGAACTGCAGGCTACAGAGGTTAAACTCGAAGAGATGCTCCGTGATGAAGATATTCCCGCCCTTCTGAGGAAGGCGGCCAGCTCCCTGAGCGTGCCGGTCGTCAGCGCAGACCTGGACATACAGCTGGCCAAGTGTAAAGACTACAGTTCCGTCCAGTCCGAG GTCATTGACTACTTACTACGCCACCAAGCGTCTCTGTGTATGATCCTTGTTGCTCTGAAGGAAGAGCTGAAGAAGTGGACGTCGTATCACAGTGACCTGGAAAAGCTGCACAATCAACTGGTGAAGGACAGAGAGGCAGCGTCTCTGAGGATGGAGTCCCTGGCAcgcctggaccaggaccaggacctcaaGCCGAGCCCTGTCATCACCTCCAAGGACGCGTCTTTCAGCAG ACTGCTCCATTTTCTGGAAGACGGTTCCAGCCACGATCGCCCGGATCCTCTGCAGAGATTCAGTGACCTGGATGACGCCGCTCAAGCTTTGACGAGCGACCTGGAGTCGAACAGAGCCGCTGCGGAGGTCGCCCGTCGAGAGCAACGGGATGTGGCGACTCGCCTCGCCGGCCGCTGTGAGAAGCTGCACCAGGTGGTGTACAACGAGCTCCAGCACTTGTTCTTGGGCCCACACGCACACCCGGTGGCCACGGCTGGCAAGGCGCTCGTCTTGCCCAACGCACAG GAGCTGACGGCGCACCTCTTCGAAGTGGAGACCCAGCTGCAGAGTTTacagaaacagctgcaggaagTCATGGGGGAAATCAGAGCCAAGCGTTCCGAGTTGGAGCGCAACAAACACCTCAGACAGGAGAGGGAGCTCTACATCCACTTCAACCTGAATCCCGAGAAACTGGAGAAGATCGTTCAAGATGTCGAAAGCAAAGGGATGAAgaagaaacggcagaaatga
- the haus3 gene encoding HAUS augmin-like complex subunit 3 isoform X2: MLSSAEFVEALDRLGFPDASSLNPSDFDWAFESSSGCHDFFHFICRTLNKSNVITAEEARAFQKLKESGKPILDEAALSKVLKTLAPSDESAENDPALLNSSSSTCGSDDDLSIEELEEELQMLEKEKALKERRCNKLQVFAISGAGDDQQLNAELESAKSKMNAAMASIEVENTDTNTLLEGLTDKLHQLESHLAKEGEQEQVKEGDPVARVPEKRTALLSQLSLDSFLELEKNNRKKLALLLKSPLNPSVSELLETSSTAHSTVDRSAHADEEENRERLVAYKRAEMARIQWSYIMAQYQLIQATAEENGLMAGIKWLSDLSPAKYLSKSPLGGMTEDELVKELQATEVKLEEMLRDEDIPALLRKAASSLSVPVVSADLDIQLAKCKDYSSVQSEVIDYLLRHQASLCMILVALKEELKKWTSYHSDLEKLHNQLVKDREAASLRMESLARLDQDQDLKPSPVITSKDASFSRLLHFLEDGSSHDRPDPLQRFSDLDDAAQALTSDLESNRAAAEVARREQRDVATRLAGRCEKLHQVVYNELQHLFLGPHAHPVATAGKALVLPNAQELTAHLFEVETQLQSLQKQLQEVMGEIRAKRSELERNKHLRQERELYIHFNLNPEKLEKIVQDVESKGMKKKRQK; encoded by the exons ATGCTAAGCAGTGCGGAGTTTGTGGAGGCCCTGGACCGTCTAGGTTTCCCCGACGCATCGTCACTGAACCCCTCAGATTTTGATTGGGCGTTCGAATCCAGTTCGGGGTGCCATGACTTCTTCCATTTTATCTGCCGGACTCTCAACAAGAGCAATGTCATCACCGCCGAAGAGGCTCGTGCCTTCcagaagctgaaggagtccGGCAAGCCGATCCTGGATGAAGCGGCTTTGAGCAAGGTCCTGAAAACCTTGGCGCCTTCAGATGAGAGCGCTGAGAATGACCCAGCCCTGTTAAATTCGTCATCTTCCACCTGTGGCTCGGATGATGATTTGAGTATCGAGGAGTTGGAGGAAGAACTCCAAAtgctggagaaagagaaagcGCTTAAGGAACGGCGCTGTAACAAGCTGCAGGTCTTCGCCATCTCCGGTGCAGGAGATGACCAACAACTTAACGCAGAGCTGGAGAGCGCGAAATCAAAGATGAACGCAGCCATGGCTTCTATTGAAGTGGAGAATACCGATACCAACACACTGTTAGAAGGCCTCACAGACAAACTGCATCAGCTTGAATCGCACTTGGCGAAGGAGGGGGAGCAGGAGCAGGTCAAAGAAGGTGATCCTGTGGCACGGGTCCCTGAGAAACGCACTGCCCTCTTGTCTCAGCTGTCCTTGGATTCATTCCTGGAGTTGGAGAAGAACAACAGGAAGAAACTAGCTCTGTTATTAAAGAGTCCTTTAAACCCGAGCGTTTCAGAGCTTCTTGAAACCTCTTCCACTGCGCACTCCACGGTGGACCGGAGCGCTCATgcagacgaggaggagaacagggagCGGTTGGTGGCCTACAAGAGGGCAGAGATGGCTCGGATTCAGTGGTCCTACATCATGGCTCAGTACCAGCTGATTCAAGCAACCGCAGAAGAGAACGGCCTCATGGCTGGAATCAAGTGGCTCTCAGATCTTTCTCCCGCcaag TATCTGTCAAAGTCCCCCCTCGGGGGTATGACTGAGGATGAGTTGGTGAAGGAACTGCAGGCTACAGAGGTTAAACTCGAAGAGATGCTCCGTGATGAAGATATTCCCGCCCTTCTGAGGAAGGCGGCCAGCTCCCTGAGCGTGCCGGTCGTCAGCGCAGACCTGGACATACAGCTGGCCAAGTGTAAAGACTACAGTTCCGTCCAGTCCGAG GTCATTGACTACTTACTACGCCACCAAGCGTCTCTGTGTATGATCCTTGTTGCTCTGAAGGAAGAGCTGAAGAAGTGGACGTCGTATCACAGTGACCTGGAAAAGCTGCACAATCAACTGGTGAAGGACAGAGAGGCAGCGTCTCTGAGGATGGAGTCCCTGGCAcgcctggaccaggaccaggacctcaaGCCGAGCCCTGTCATCACCTCCAAGGACGCGTCTTTCAGCAG ACTGCTCCATTTTCTGGAAGACGGTTCCAGCCACGATCGCCCGGATCCTCTGCAGAGATTCAGTGACCTGGATGACGCCGCTCAAGCTTTGACGAGCGACCTGGAGTCGAACAGAGCCGCTGCGGAGGTCGCCCGTCGAGAGCAACGGGATGTGGCGACTCGCCTCGCCGGCCGCTGTGAGAAGCTGCACCAGGTGGTGTACAACGAGCTCCAGCACTTGTTCTTGGGCCCACACGCACACCCGGTGGCCACGGCTGGCAAGGCGCTCGTCTTGCCCAACGCACAG GAGCTGACGGCGCACCTCTTCGAAGTGGAGACCCAGCTGCAGAGTTTacagaaacagctgcaggaagTCATGGGGGAAATCAGAGCCAAGCGTTCCGAGTTGGAGCGCAACAAACACCTCAGACAGGAGAGGGAGCTCTACATCCACTTCAACCTGAATCCCGAGAAACTGGAGAAGATCGTTCAAGATGTCGAAAGCAAAGGGATGAAgaagaaacggcagaaatga